A DNA window from Drosophila sechellia strain sech25 chromosome X, ASM438219v1, whole genome shotgun sequence contains the following coding sequences:
- the LOC6614984 gene encoding neuronal acetylcholine receptor subunit alpha-7 isoform X6, with amino-acid sequence MKKPARSRPDNPSCPGQERTRSMSFPQPHSLPEATANGGRMLVYGLGLLIMIPACAAGPHEKRLLHALLDNYNSLERPVVNESDPLQLSFGLTLMQIIDVDEKNQLLITNIWLKLEWNDMNLRWNSSEFGGVRDLRIPPHRLWKPDVLMYNSADEGFDGTYATNVVVRNNGSCLYVPPGIFKSTCKIDITWFPFDDQRCEMKFGSWTYDGFQLDLQLQDEAGGDISSFITNGEWDLLGVPGKRNEIYYNCCPEPYIDITFAILIRRKTLYYFFNLIVPCVLIASMALLGFTLPPDSGEKLSLDMLMHLEYLLEFNVDLLHATLQLILATNLL; translated from the exons ATGAAGAAGCCAGCACGCAGTCGGCCGGACAATCCATCCTGCCCTGGTCAGGAGAGAACGAGATCCATGAGCTTCCCACAGCCGCACTCATTGCCGGAGGCCACTGCAAACGGTGGCAGAATGCTGGTCTATGGCCTGGGACTTTTAATTATGATACCGG CTTGTGCGGCTGGACCCCATGAGAAGCGGCTGCTCCACGCCCTTCTGGACAACTACAACAGCCTGGAGCGTCCGGTGGTCAATGAATCCGATCCATTGCAACTGAGCTTCGGACTAACACTCATGCAGATTATCGATGTG gACGAAAAGAATCAACTGCTTATAACGAATATTTGGCTCAAATTG GAATGGAACGATATGAATCTTCGATGGAATTCGAGTGAGTTCGGTGGTGTGCGGGATCTGCGGATTCCGCCACATCGCCTATGGAAACCGGATGTACTGATGTACAACAG TGCGGACGAGGGCTTCGATGGAACGTACGCCACAAACGTGGTGGTTCGCAATAATGGGAGCTGTCTGTACGTACCGCCTGGTATATTCAAGTCTACGTGCAAGATCGACATTACGTGGTTTCCATTCGACGATCAGAGATGCGAGATGAAGTTTGGTTCGTGGACCTACGACGGGTTTCAG TTGGACCTGCAGTTGCAGGACGAAGCTGGTGGCGACATTTCTAGCTTTATAACCAATGGCGAATGGGACTTGTTAG GTGTGCCCGGTAAACGAAATGAAATCTACTATAATTGCTGCCCAGAACCTTATATTGACATAACATTCGCCATTTTGATAAGGCGCAAAACGTTGTACTATTTTTTCAATCTGATTGTGCCGTGCGTACTGATCGCCTCCATGGCACTGCTAGGGTTTACACTGCCACCAGATTCTGGTGAAAAGCTTTCGCTTG acATGCTAATGCATCTGGAGTATCTATTGGAATTTAATGTAGATCTTTTGCATGCGACTCTGCAACTTATTCTAGCTACCAACTTGCTCTAA